The window CCTTCACGCCGGACCTGCATGGCTACATCAGCGCAGGCAAAGGCTTTGAAACCCCGACCCAGGCCGAGATGGCTTACGCCCCAGGCCTGGCAGAAAGCTTCAACTTCGGTTTGAGCCCTGCCACCAGCACCCAATACGAACTGGGCTTGAAGGCCAGGATCAGCGACAACGTGCGGGTCAACGCAGCGATCTTCCAGATCCGTACCGAAGACGAAATCGTCGTCGCCGCCGCCACCGATGGCCGCACCAGCTACGCCAACGCAGGCAAAACCGTGCGCCAGGGTTTCGAGCTGAGCCTGCAAAGCGAACTCAATCAATACTGGGACGCGACCCTGGCCTACACCCGGCTCGAAGCGACCTATGACGACGACTTTGCCCAAGGCAGCAACGTGATCGAAAAGGGTAATCACCTGCCAGGGGTGCCCACCAGCAACCTGTATGGCGAACTGGTCTGGAAGCCGCTTCCCGGTATCAGCATGGGCTTCGAGGGCCAGTACCGCAGCGAGGTGTATGTCGAAGACACCAACGGCGAAAAGGCAGCACCCAGTTATGCCGTGTTCAACTGGCGAACCCGTTTCGAACAGCATTACGGGGCATGGACCACCCACCAACTGGTGCGCCTGGACAACATTTTTGATCGCCAGTACGTCGGCTCGGTGATCGTCGGTGACAGCAACGGCCGCTATTACGAAGCCGCGCCCGGTGCTTCCTGGTATGCCGGTGCGGGCGTCGAGTACCAGTTCTAAACACGCGAAACGACAAAAGCCCGCCTTCGCAGGCGGGCTTTGAGCGGTCAGGTTGATCAGCCTTGGCGGGCAGCCATGGCCGAGTAGCTGTTCATCAGGTTGCGATAGTTCGGGATGCGCTGGGACAGCAGGTTACCCAGGCCTTCGATGTCGTTGCGCCAGTCGCCTTGCAGCTCACAGGCCACCGAGAACCAGTTCATCATTTGAGCGCCGGCTTGGGTCATGCGGTTCCAGGCCGCCTGTTGCACCGTGGTGTTGAAGGTGCCCGACGAGTCAGTCACCACGAACACGTCGAAGCCTTCGGCCAGCGCTGACAAGGTCGGGAAGGTGACGCATACATCGGTTACCACACCGGCAATGATCAGTTGCTTGCGGCCGGTGGCCTTGATCGCTTTGACGAAATCTTCGTTGTCCCAGGCGTTGATCTGACCAGGGCGGGCGATGTAGGGCGCGTCCGGGAACATCTCTTTGAGCTCTGGAACCAGTGGGCCATTCGGGCCTTGTTCAAAACTGGTGGTGAGGATGGTCGGCAATTCGAAGAACTTAGCCACGTCAGCCAGAGCCAGCACGTTGTTCTTGAACTCGTTGGGGCTGAAGTCCTGCACCAGGGAAATCAGACCGGTCTGGTGGTCGATCATCAGGACTACAGCGTCGTCTTTGTTCAGGCGGTTGTAAGTGGCGTTAGTCATGGTGGAATCCTTTTTCGAAGTGGGTTTAGAAGCTGTCGTTCAACTTGGGGCTAGATTAACGACCCACTTGAAAGGGATAAATCGGCTGGGAGGGGTTTGACTGTCAACCAGAAAGGGACAATTGTGAAAACGCAGAGAACGCTTTTTATGCGGGAGCGGGCTCAGTGACGACACGTGGGAGCGAGCTTGCTCGCGAAGAGGCAGGTACACCCGATATATCTCTGAGGGCAGGAAAATTGCTTTCGCGAGCAAGCTCGCTCCCACAGGTCCTGTGTTTGCTGCGCGACAGCGCGGCGTCTGGACGACGTGGGCACTCCCACAGAGATCTAGTCAGCCCAAGATCCTGGGTTGCAGGCAGGATCTCGTGCAGGTTCGGTGATCTCCAGGAGCGTCCGTGTTTGGGGGGCCGGTACAGTTTCAAGTTGCGCCCCGTTCAACCATATCGTTAATATTGCGAATAGTTATCATCTACATATAGGCGTACTGGCTGATGGGCACGCGCAATTCGTTCGAACAGGATGTCGAAGTCCTTTATCTGCAGCATCACAGCTGGCTCAAGGGATGGCTGCAGCGCCGTTTGGGTCAGGCAGCGGATGCGGATGATCTGGCTCAGGACACCTTTGTGCGGATCATCCGCTCGCGCAGCCCGATCAATGAACTCAAGCAACCGCTGGCGTACCTGGCGACCATCGCCAACAGCTTGCTGGTCAATCGCTGGCGGCGGCTGGCCGTGGAGCGAGCCTATGCCGAAGCGCTGGCCACCCAGCCGGAGCACTTCGAGCTGTCTCCGGAAGAACGCTACCTGCTGATCGAAACCCTGACCGAAATCGATGAACTGCTGCACGGTCTGTCCCCACGCGTCCGGGAGATTTTCCTGCTCTCGCAACTCGATGGCCTGACCTACAAACAGATCGCCACGCAACTCGGGCTAAGCGTGAATCAGGTGCAGAAGTCCATGCTCAAGGCGTTCAGCCGCTGCTACGCCAGCCTGTTCGAGTGAGTCCCGTGCCCGCCAACCGCGCCCGAGAATTGCCGATCCGTGCCGACGTGCGGGATCAGGCGATTGCCTGGTTCACCCTGAGCCAGTCCGGCGACATCAGCGAAACCGAGTTGCAACAACTGCAACGCTGGCGACAAAGCGACAGCGAACATGAGCGCGCCTGGCAGCGCATGACGGGTTTGCCCGGCGTGCTGAAAAACCGCGCTCACCTGCTGGAAAACCCCGTAGCCCGCAGCGCCTTGCAGCACACCCGCTACGTCAGTGGCGATCGTCGTCAGGCCTTGAAGGTATTGGTCGGCGCGGGGCTGCTGGGTGCCGTCGGCTGGCAGAGCAAGGACAGTCACTGGTTGCAGAGCGGCCTGGCTGACCTGAGCACTGCGACCGGCGAGCGTCGTCATCACGAACTGGCCGACGGCACGCAGCTGTGGCTCAACACCGACAGCGCGGCGGACATCCGCTTCAGCACCACGGAGCGACGCATCGTGTTGCGCTACGGCGAGGTGGACATTCTCACCGGCAACGATCCAGCGCAGCGACCGATGCGGGTGCAAACCCATGACGCCCTGCTCCGCCCGCTGGGCACGCGCTTTACCGTGCGTTGTGAACAGGCAGGTTCCGGCACGCTGCTCTCGGTGAGCAGCGGTCGAGTGGCAGCTTCGGTGCCGGGCAACCCTGCGGAGCATATTGTCGAGGCGGGCTATCAGGCCTATATCGGTGCCGACGGTGTTTCCCGCAGCCAACCGGCCAACCCGGCCAGCGTTGCCTGGATCGACGGTTTCATCGTGGCCGAGCGCATGCGCCTGGGGGATTTCGTGGCGCAACTGGCCCGCTATCGCAGCGGTGTTCTGCGTTGCGACCCGCAAGTCGCCGACTTGTTGCTCACCGGCTCCTATCCTCTGGACGACAGCGAACGGATTCTTTCCCTGCTTGAAGACAGCCTGCCGGTCAGCATTGTGCGGCGCACCCGCTACTGGGTGACGGTAACAGCACGACGCTCGGCATAAATTTTCCCATCACAGGCAGTTTTTCGATTCTCGATTGGCTTAGGGATATTCCCGCTGCTGAGGCGGCCCTTTCAGACCTTTCGGAAGCACTGCATGAAGCACCGTAGCCCTCCCCGTCGCCAGCCCCTTGCCCGAGCCATCCACGAAACCCGCGCTTCGGCCATGCAGTTGATGCTTGCCAGCAGTCTGTCATTGGGCGCAACGCTCGCGGCCCCTACGGTGTATGCCCAGGACCCGGCTGGCCCGGCAAACGCGGTGGTCAGTTTTTCGGTCGCTGCCGGGCCGCTGGACCAGGCGCTCAGCCAGTTCGGGCGTCAGGCGGCGATTGCGCTGTCCACGGATGCGCGTCTGACAGCGGGTAAATCCAGCCCGGGCTTGCAGGGTTCTTTCAGCGTCGATCAGGGCCTTGCCCGTTTGTTGACGGGCACCGGCCTCGCCATGGTGAAAACCCCGCAAGGCAACTACCTGCTGACCCCGGCCGCCGACAAACAAGGCGCTGTGGAGCTGGGAGCCACCAGCATCGACGGCCGCTCCCTGGGCCTCACCACTGAAGGCACAGGGTCGTACACCACCGGCGCGACCAATACCGCAACACGTCTGAACCTGTCGTTGCGCGAAACGCCGCAGACCGTCAGCGTCATCACTCGTCAGCGTCTGGATGATCAGAACCTCAACAGTCTCGCCAAAGTGCTGGAGCAGACCCCGGGCATTTCCCTGCAGCCCCTGGACTCCGAGCGGGTGAACATCTACTCGCGCGGTTATGGCATCGACAGCTATCAATACGATGGCGTGCCCACCACTCTGGTGGTGTCCACCAGCGCCACGCCGCAAAGCCTGTCGGACATGGCGATCTACGACCGCATCGAGGTCCTGCGCGGCGCTTCCGGTTTGTTGACCGGTGCTGGCGACCCGTCCGGCACCATCAATCTGGTGCGCAAGCGCCCTACCGATCACGTGCAGGGTTATGTCAGCGCGGGCCTGGGTTCGTGGGATCAGTACCGCATCGAGATGGACGTTTCCGGGCCATTGACACCCACCGGCAATATTCGCGGTCGCATGGTCAATGCCTACCAGCAGGGCAATAGCTTCGTTGATCATTACCAGACCGAAAAGCAGGTCTACTACGGCATTCTCGAAGCGGACCTCACCGATAGCCTGCTGTTTACTGCCGGGTATGACTACCAGAAGCAAGACCCGCGTGGCGTGTCGTTTGCCAGCTTCCCGCTGTTCAACAGTCAGGGTGGCCAGACTGATTTTTCCCGCGCGACCAACCCGGCTTCACGCTGGAGCAGCCGTCAGCAGGACACGCTCAACGTTTTCTATTCTCTGGAACAGCAGTTGGCCAATAACTGGTCGCTGAAGGCTTCGGTCAATCAGATGTACAGCAAGCGGGACTCGAAACTGGCGTCTGCCAGCTGGGGGTTTCTCGATGAAGCGACCGGTGATGGCGTGCAGCTCTACGGCGGCTCTTCAACCGGCTGGCAAAAGCAGACGGGGATCGACGTCAATGCCAAGGGCCCGTTCCAGCTGTTCGGACGCGAGCACGAGCTGGTGGTCGGCATGACCTACACCAAGTTCGAAGACCACAACGACCCCGCTGCGGGCGAGGACGTGGAAGGCCGTAACATCAATTACTACACCTGGAACAACAACACCGCCCAGCCCCAGGGTAACGGCCAGATCCTGTTCGACAACGACACCACCATTCGCCAACTGGGCACCTACGCCGCCGTGCGCCTGAAGCCCACTGACGACCTGTCGGTGATCCTCGGCGGCCGGGCGAGCAACTACAAATACGACAGCTATTACCATTACCGCGCGCCGGAAGATGCCGCCAGCAGCAGCGACACTCAATACCAGGAACACGGCGAGTTCACACCCTACGCGGGTGTGGTCTACGACCTGACCGATCAACACTCGGTCTACGCCAGCTACACCAGCATCTTCAAGCCGCAAAGCGTGCATGATCGTGATGGCAAGTCCCTGGAGCCGCGCACGGGCGATGCTTTCGAGGTCGGCCTGAAAAGCGAGTTTCTCGACGGCCGCATCAACACCAGCTTCGATGTGTTCATGACCAAGCAGGACAATCTGGCCGAGCTGGATCCGGGCCAGATCGTCAGCGGCACGCAAAGCGAGCGGGCTTATCGTCCGGTCAATGGCGCCAAGACTCGTGGTTTTGATGCCGAGGTCAACGGCGAAATCCTGCCGGGCTGGAAAGTCGCGGCCAGCTACACCCACGCCATCACTAAAGATGCAGGCGGAGAGCGAATCAACACCGTGGCGCCAGCAGAGCTTGCCAAATTCTGGACCACCTATCGCATGCCCGGAGAACTGGATCGGCTGACCGTGGGCGGAGGGGTGAACTGGCAGAGCGGCATTCACTTCAGCACCACGCCCTGGCAGTTGGGCCAGACCGTCAAGGCCGAACAGGACGACTACGCATTGTTCAATCTGATGGCTCGTTACGAGTTCACTGACAACCTGTCCACGTTGGTCAACGTCAACAACCTGTTCGACAAGAAGTACCTGAGCTCACTGGATGAAACCTTCCTCGGCGGGTACTACGGTGATCCGCGCAATCTCATGGTCACAGCCAAATATCAGTTCTGACGAGCAATACCCAAAGCGGTCGCGAGGCCGCCTCCTCTGTGTCAGCCAGACGACCGTTCGCCGGATTCTCACATCCCCCATTCCAGCTCCCTGCCCGCCCGCCGATAGCCATTGAATCGGCATCGCGCCGAACAATCATCGGATGACAAGCCTGACAAGGGTCAGGCAGTCGGCAAGGAGAGCCTATGAAATGGGCAATGCTGCTGTTGGCAATGGGGACACTACCGGCTTTCGCGCTGGAGGCGACCATCATTGAGGTCCCTAACGACCCCTACGGCAAACATGAGCTGGTGCACAAAAGTGGCAAAACGACCCACCGCGTGATCGTCACCAAACGTACGGGCCTGAGCGGCGAGCTATACACCAAGCGCCGCTATAACTGCGAAAAACGAACGGTGCAGATGATCGGCACCGGCCACACCCTGGAAATCCTCGAAAACCAGCGCGATAGGTGGCCGGAAAATACCGTGATGAGCCGATCGGTTGCCGAAGATATCGGGATGCTGGCGTGTTCTGAGGTTTAGGCGTGGGCGCCGCCGGGCAATCCGAGTGCGCGATGATCATGTGGGACCGGATTCATCCGGGAAGGGGCCAGCACAGTCCCCGCACATTCGTCGCCAGGAATATAGCCTTCCCGGATAAATCCGGCCCCACAGGTTCTGCATTCATCCAGACAAGCATGTATTTCAGCTCGGACTCTTACGGCTTCGGCCTGCGCGGTCGGGACACCACCGACTCGATATTCTTGCGCCCGATGAGCTTGGCCGGTGCGCCTTGCTCAGGTGCCAGCCACTTGTACATCACCAGGCAATCCACCAGCCCCAGGCGCGCATGCTGATAGGCACGCGGCAGACGACCCACCACTTCAAACCCCAATTTCTGCCAGAGCGCTACCGCCGCTTCGTTGGTCGACACCACCGAGTTGAACTGCATGGCCAGAAACCCGTTTTCCCGCGCCAGCTGCTGAGAATGCTCGCACATCAAGCGCGCCACGCCACGACCGCGCGCGGCCTCGCTGACCATGTACCCGCAGTTGCACACATGACTGCCCGGCCCGGCCGCGTTGGCCTTGAGGTAATAGCTACCCAGTAAGACGCCATCTTCTTCAGCGATCAAGGTGTGTGCCGGGTAATCCAGCCAAAGATGCAGGGCCTGCTCCTGAGTCATCAGCGGCTCATACGCATAGGTTTCCTGCGCGCTGACCACAGCCTGAAAGGTAGGCCAGAAGCGCTCGAAGTCTTCAGCGATCATGGGGCGGATGGTAATCATGGGGCAGCCTTGCAGTGAAATTGATGGGGCAAGTTTCAGGCTTGAATCGGCAAGTGCCAAGTCAAAAAACCATTGGCCTTGAAGTCAGGCCAGCAGATGCCGGGAGATGAGCCTGGAAATCTCTATCATCGACGTCCTCCCGGTGAACTCGAATTTCACCTTGCCAGTGACGAAAAGTAGATTTCCAGTTCAGAGTCCAGGTCAAAGGTGCCAGACGTTTCCACGGAGTAGGCAACGATGTTTTTATAAGGCAGCGACGTGAAGTCTTTTTTGCTGCCCGTGATGCCTTGCACGTTGACCGCAATGATTCTTTTATTGGTGAACACCACGCCGTCGCGCATGGACTTATAGGAATCGATCACTTGCTCGCCGTCCAGCAGCAGCGCCGTCACACGCTCGGCGTACTCGTCGTTCTGCTTGAGTTTGAAAAAGCCCTTGTTGTTGAAGTCGATCACGGTGTTCTTCCCTGCAACTGAAACCCGGAGGCAAAGATCATGAATAGCACTGACCTTCCCACTGTGTACAGAGGCTACATCGCCTGCCTGAACGCGCAAGACTGGGCGCAGCTCGGAGATTTTGTCCATGAGCAGGTTCATTACAATGAGCGCCACGTCGGGCTTTCAGGCTATCGCGAGATGCTGGAAAACGATTACCGGCAAATACCGGATTTGCGATTCCATATTCACCTGCTGGTCGCTGATTCGAATCACGTCGCCAGTCGGCTGGACTTTGTTTGCACGCCCACGGGGATTTTTCTCGGCTTGCCGGTGAACGGTAGAAAGGTCCGGTTCAGCGAGAACGTTTTCTACCGGTTCAAGGAGGGCAAGGTCGAGCAGGTGTGGTCGGTGATCGACAAGGCAGCCATTGAGGCGCAGCTGTGATCTGTGCAGACCTCCCCACCCCTGTAGGAGCCAACTTGTTGGCGAGGCGGAGTGTCAGGCACATCGCCTTCGCGACCGTCGTAACCTCCGATTGCTCCCACAGGTTCTGCGTTTTCAGCTAGCGCGACGAGGGCCTAAAACCCCTCAAGCACAATCTTGCCCTGCGCTTTGCCGCTCTCGATCACGGCGTGGGCGCGGCGCATGTTTTCGGCGTTGATGGTGCCGAAATGCTCGCCCAGGGTGGTTTTCAGCACGCCCTGATCAATCAGCGACGCAACTCGATTGAGCAGTTCATGCTGCTTGATCATGTCCGGGGTTTCGAACAGCGAACGGGTGAACATCAGCTCCCAGTGCAACGACAGCGCCTTGCGCTTCATGGGCATGACGTCGAGTGTTGCCGGATCATCGATCAGCGCCAGTCGACCTTGCGGGCGCAGTGCTTCGATCAATTGCGTGAAGTGGCTGTCGGTGTGGGTCAGGCTGGCAACATGAGTCACCTGGCCTACGCCGATCTGCTCCAGTTGCGCCACCAGTGGCTGGCTGTGATCGATGACGTGATGAGCGCCCAGTTGCTTGACCCACTCCTGAGTTTGCGGGCGTGAGGCGGTGCCAATCACGGTCATTTTGGTCAACTGCCGCGCAAGTTGGACAAGGATCGAACCGACGCCACCGGCAGCTCCGACGATCAACAGGCTCTCACCCTCGCCACCACCTTCCGGCACGCCGAGGCGGTCGAACAGCAGCTCCCATGCGGTAATCGAAGTCAGTGGCAAAGCCGCCGCGTGGGCGTTGTCCAGGGACTTGGGCTTGTGGCCGACGATGCGTTCGTCCACCAGATGAAATTCGCTGTAGCTGCCCGGACGCACGATGGAGCCTGCGTAGAACACTTCATCACCCGGCTGAAATAGCGTCACCTCGGTCCCGACTTCACGAACCACGCCCACGGCGTCCCAACCCACGACCTTGGGTTCGGTGACCACCGTGCCGGCGCGGATTTTGGTATCCACCGGGTTGACTGAAACGGCCCGCACCTCGACCAGCAAGTCCCGAGGGCCAGGGGTCGGTTTAGGCAGGTCCATATCGATCAGGGAGTCAGGGTTTTCAATAGGCAAGCCGTTCTGGGTAAAGACGATGGCTTTCATGTCGGTTCCTCGGAAAGTGGTCAGCAAAGGGCTGGGATCAAAAGCAGGCGCCTATCCTCACCTTCTCTGCCAAAAAGAAAAACCCCTGAAATGGCTCAACAGTTTCACCGCTGGAGGAAAAATGAGTTGTTTGGGCAGCTTTCCAGTACAGCACGGAACGTGAACCGTCTGCCTAAACGGTTGTGATCCTGCTAGCCTGCCCACTCAATCCAGCCAAGACGAGTGGCAATTGCATGTTCACCCTCCGGGTCATGACACTGGCCGATTACGACACCATTGTGCAGATGATGCGCGACACACCGGGTATTTCCCTGCGTGATGCCGACTCTCGGGAATCCACCGAGCGCTACCTGCAACGCAACCCTGGTTTGAGTTTTGTCGCTGAAGCCGACGGCAGGGTATGCGGCTGCATCATGGCCGGGCACGACGGTCGACGCGGCTATTTGCAGCATTTGCTGGTGCTCCCCGAGTATCGGCGCCAGGGCATTGCCAATGCGCTGGTGGAGCGTTGTGTTTCCAGCCTTGAAGCCCTGGGCATTCATAAAGCTCACCTGGATGTGTTCAAGACCAACGCCACCGCCGCGCGGTATTGGCAAAGCCAGGGCTGGAAGC of the Paucimonas lemoignei genome contains:
- the ycaC_2 gene encoding isochorismatase family protein, coding for MTNATYNRLNKDDAVVLMIDHQTGLISLVQDFSPNEFKNNVLALADVAKFFELPTILTTSFEQGPNGPLVPELKEMFPDAPYIARPGQINAWDNEDFVKAIKATGRKQLIIAGVVTDVCVTFPTLSALAEGFDVFVVTDSSGTFNTTVQQAAWNRMTQAGAQMMNWFSVACELQGDWRNDIEGLGNLLSQRIPNYRNLMNSYSAMAARQG
- the fecI5 gene encoding putative RNA polymerase sigma factor FecI, translating into MGTRNSFEQDVEVLYLQHHSWLKGWLQRRLGQAADADDLAQDTFVRIIRSRSPINELKQPLAYLATIANSLLVNRWRRLAVERAYAEALATQPEHFELSPEERYLLIETLTEIDELLHGLSPRVREIFLLSQLDGLTYKQIATQLGLSVNQVQKSMLKAFSRCYASLFE
- a CDS encoding transmembrane sensor — protein: MPANRARELPIRADVRDQAIAWFTLSQSGDISETELQQLQRWRQSDSEHERAWQRMTGLPGVLKNRAHLLENPVARSALQHTRYVSGDRRQALKVLVGAGLLGAVGWQSKDSHWLQSGLADLSTATGERRHHELADGTQLWLNTDSAADIRFSTTERRIVLRYGEVDILTGNDPAQRPMRVQTHDALLRPLGTRFTVRCEQAGSGTLLSVSSGRVAASVPGNPAEHIVEAGYQAYIGADGVSRSQPANPASVAWIDGFIVAERMRLGDFVAQLARYRSGVLRCDPQVADLLLTGSYPLDDSERILSLLEDSLPVSIVRRTRYWVTVTARRSA
- the pupA_2 gene encoding TonB-dependent siderophore receptor, with the translated sequence MKHRSPPRRQPLARAIHETRASAMQLMLASSLSLGATLAAPTVYAQDPAGPANAVVSFSVAAGPLDQALSQFGRQAAIALSTDARLTAGKSSPGLQGSFSVDQGLARLLTGTGLAMVKTPQGNYLLTPAADKQGAVELGATSIDGRSLGLTTEGTGSYTTGATNTATRLNLSLRETPQTVSVITRQRLDDQNLNSLAKVLEQTPGISLQPLDSERVNIYSRGYGIDSYQYDGVPTTLVVSTSATPQSLSDMAIYDRIEVLRGASGLLTGAGDPSGTINLVRKRPTDHVQGYVSAGLGSWDQYRIEMDVSGPLTPTGNIRGRMVNAYQQGNSFVDHYQTEKQVYYGILEADLTDSLLFTAGYDYQKQDPRGVSFASFPLFNSQGGQTDFSRATNPASRWSSRQQDTLNVFYSLEQQLANNWSLKASVNQMYSKRDSKLASASWGFLDEATGDGVQLYGGSSTGWQKQTGIDVNAKGPFQLFGREHELVVGMTYTKFEDHNDPAAGEDVEGRNINYYTWNNNTAQPQGNGQILFDNDTTIRQLGTYAAVRLKPTDDLSVILGGRASNYKYDSYYHYRAPEDAASSSDTQYQEHGEFTPYAGVVYDLTDQHSVYASYTSIFKPQSVHDRDGKSLEPRTGDAFEVGLKSEFLDGRINTSFDVFMTKQDNLAELDPGQIVSGTQSERAYRPVNGAKTRGFDAEVNGEILPGWKVAASYTHAITKDAGGERINTVAPAELAKFWTTYRMPGELDRLTVGGGVNWQSGIHFSTTPWQLGQTVKAEQDDYALFNLMARYEFTDNLSTLVNVNNLFDKKYLSSLDETFLGGYYGDPRNLMVTAKYQF
- a CDS encoding N-acetyltransferase GCN5, producing MITIRPMIAEDFERFWPTFQAVVSAQETYAYEPLMTQEQALHLWLDYPAHTLIAEEDGVLLGSYYLKANAAGPGSHVCNCGYMVSEAARGRGVARLMCEHSQQLARENGFLAMQFNSVVSTNEAAVALWQKLGFEVVGRLPRAYQHARLGLVDCLVMYKWLAPEQGAPAKLIGRKNIESVVSRPRRPKP
- a CDS encoding phage protein, whose protein sequence is MIDFNNKGFFKLKQNDEYAERVTALLLDGEQVIDSYKSMRDGVVFTNKRIIAVNVQGITGSKKDFTSLPYKNIVAYSVETSGTFDLDSELEIYFSSLAR
- a CDS encoding ester cyclase, whose product is MNSTDLPTVYRGYIACLNAQDWAQLGDFVHEQVHYNERHVGLSGYREMLENDYRQIPDLRFHIHLLVADSNHVASRLDFVCTPTGIFLGLPVNGRKVRFSENVFYRFKEGKVEQVWSVIDKAAIEAQL
- a CDS encoding zinc-binding alcohol dehydrogenase, which translates into the protein MKAIVFTQNGLPIENPDSLIDMDLPKPTPGPRDLLVEVRAVSVNPVDTKIRAGTVVTEPKVVGWDAVGVVREVGTEVTLFQPGDEVFYAGSIVRPGSYSEFHLVDERIVGHKPKSLDNAHAAALPLTSITAWELLFDRLGVPEGGGEGESLLIVGAAGGVGSILVQLARQLTKMTVIGTASRPQTQEWVKQLGAHHVIDHSQPLVAQLEQIGVGQVTHVASLTHTDSHFTQLIEALRPQGRLALIDDPATLDVMPMKRKALSLHWELMFTRSLFETPDMIKQHELLNRVASLIDQGVLKTTLGEHFGTINAENMRRAHAVIESGKAQGKIVLEGF
- the ypeA gene encoding GCN5-related N-acetyltransferase; its protein translation is MFTLRVMTLADYDTIVQMMRDTPGISLRDADSRESTERYLQRNPGLSFVAEADGRVCGCIMAGHDGRRGYLQHLLVLPEYRRQGIANALVERCVSSLEALGIHKAHLDVFKTNATAARYWQSQGWKLRDDIDRYSFTRPGNENA